In Populus alba chromosome 4, ASM523922v2, whole genome shotgun sequence, the genomic window actactttttactcAACCTcagtttcaaccacagttttaaccaaacacctattttttcaaaccaacctcaactaaaagtactttttataaaacaacttttttcaaaccacaaccacaaaagctaccgcaataccaaacacactcttttTTGGTAAATGCCAGGGGGTAGTTTTGTGATTTTCGGGATGGGTAGGGGTAGTCTGGGGAGTTGGGGCATGTGAGTTGCTTCCGGCGAGGTTGAACTAATCTGGGAGTGAGTGAAGAAATGTAGATATGTGGCCAATTGTGTAAAACTTGCTAGACAGATTGTCCTGTACCGACCTTTTTGGCCCCCACAAGTCATCACCCGGTGAAATATTAGGTTTGACCAGATTAAGATTTCACCTGCTTGCACTGCCTTCAAGGTATGTTTGTCAtcgttttttctttaaaaataatttttttatacttttaaattggtttaatatattaataaataaagatatattattttaatgtaaacaATTATTATCACATATCTAAACCCATCCTAAATGTATATCTATCTATTTTGGCTgtgtttattttacttttttaagaaaaaaactttttgaattttttctattccaattttttttttataagtttagattttcattttttataagtttataattattatcacataTCTAAACCCATCCTAAACAATTTTTctattccttttcctttccaatTTTCATTGTCATCACGGGTTCGCAATGATGCATGACAGTACTCTGTTGTCCTTAAAGGCCCAGGACTTGTATGGCCCAAGAAATTGGGCCCATCATGTTTATATTCAGTAGAAAATAAGgaatttagaatttgttttacgcttactttttttaaatatttttttttatattaaaatatatatattaatgatattttttattttttaaaaattatttttaatatcaatatatcaaaataatttaaaaatattaaaaacatattaatttaaaattaataaaaaataaaaaaattaacctttttaaaacataaaaaataaacagtcaCTTGACTTAGTTTTAAGACTGCACTTCACTTCCCTTGACGGGACGATTGATCTACCATGATTGTTATGTTAATTTCAAGGACTAATTAAGCCCATAGTGATAATTAATaagaatcaaaacataaatacattttgtttgatgttttattttgaccataataatttgatttggCTGTTTAATTAACACTAAATTTCTTAAGCTGCAGGTGGGGGATCCAAATACAGACCATATTTGCTGGGAAAGACCAGAGGACATGGATACTCCTAGGATTGTTTATGCTGTGGATGCACCAAACCCGGCATCTGATGTTGCCGGTGAGACTGCGGCAGCCTTGGCAGCTTCATCTATGGCATTTCGATCGTCGGACCCGGGATATGCAGAAACATTACTAAGAAACGCCATTAATGCCTTCCAATTTGCTGATAGTTACAGAGGAGCTTATAGTGACAACTCCAATATTAAAGATGGTGCATGCCCATTCTATTGCGATTTTGATGGTTATCAAGTGAGTAGACATCTCTTTGATGATTTGATCAATTTGCAATGCTCTCTGCGTGCTAATTTCTTACCATTTGTAGGAATCAGACAATTTTAAGTAGTCTGGATAAAGGATgtgttaaattattaaattcagacTGATCTGATTCTATTTTGACTGGTTTCGTCAGGATGAGTTGCTATGGGGAGCAGCATGGCTTAGGAGGGCATCTTACGATGACACTTACCTTAGTTTCTTACAAAACAATGGGGAGACCCTGGGAGctgatgaaaatattaatgaatttggGTGGGACAACAAGCATGCTGGCCTTAATGTTCTTGTCTCAAAGGTTAGTAGTAAATTCGAACAAGCTTGCACTCCTGATTCTTTGCACCAGTATTGAATCAATTCTATACTATAATTGATTTCAAAGTTTGTTATTTGAAAtgggttttaaaaatatgaaattcgTTTTATTTGACACAgtgaaaacatattatatataacaaaattaacttaAGGCATACATGTGAGAGGAAGAGGAGAGAAAATGGTGCTGAGATACAcgctcctgttttttttttattaatatttaattaaatattaaattacttcTGAGCTaagtaataacaaaaaatactatgtaaaaagatgaaaaagctcATCGACTCTACttctaaaatttttgtttttaaaaatgttttgattgctttaccatgttttttaattgtttattatttttatatttgattaaaatgttaaattattCCTTGGTTGATATtagaataacaaataaaattattgtggATATATGAAAATGAAACATAATACTAGTTTTAAATTCTTTGCTTTTGATAGTGTTTTTGTcgttttattatgaaaataaaataataaaacttatttatttttaatcaattcaataataattaatgcagactttaatgtttttaaaagctagtgttaagttttttaattgcatctATAGTTTTTTCCCAAGGCTATTTATGTAAATTTGATTATTGTGTCATAGGAGGTTCTAGAAGGAAACATGTACTCTCTCCAGTCATACAAAGAATCAGCTGATAGCTTCATGTGCACCCTCATACCTGAATCATCATCCTCTCACGTAGAATACACTCCAGGTGGCCTAATCTACAAGCCAGGAGGCAGCAACCTGCAGCACGCAACGACGATTTCATTTTTGCTACTTGCTTATGCAAATTACCTGGAAAGAACATCGCAATCTGTCAACTGTGGAAATGTAAATGTCGGTCCCTATTCACTTCGGCAACAGGCTAAGAGGCAAGTTGATTACATTTTAGGAGACAACCCTCTGGGATTGTCTTATATGGTCGGATATAGCGATCATTATCCTCAACGGATTCATCACCGTGGCTCATCGTTGCCGTCGGTTAAGGATCATCCTGATCTTATAGCTTGCA contains:
- the LOC118050609 gene encoding endoglucanase 24; this translates as MKNLSPPHHALLFTALLAQLPLFQSSYHEYQDALSKSILFFEGQRSGYLPQDQRVTWRANSGLSDGWTYNTDLTGGYYDAGDNVKFGFPMAFTTTMLAWSVNEFGDLMPPNELRNSLVAIRWATDYLLKTVSQPNRIFVQVGDPNTDHICWERPEDMDTPRIVYAVDAPNPASDVAGETAAALAASSMAFRSSDPGYAETLLRNAINAFQFADSYRGAYSDNSNIKDGACPFYCDFDGYQDELLWGAAWLRRASYDDTYLSFLQNNGETLGADENINEFGWDNKHAGLNVLVSKEVLEGNMYSLQSYKESADSFMCTLIPESSSSHVEYTPGGLIYKPGGSNLQHATTISFLLLAYANYLERTSQSVNCGNVNVGPYSLRQQAKRQVDYILGDNPLGLSYMVGYSDHYPQRIHHRGSSLPSVKDHPDLIACKEGSIYCNSSNPNPNVHVGAIVGGPSEDDSYEDSRDDFRKSEPTTYINAPFVGVLAYFAANPSFS